A portion of the Pseudarthrobacter sp. L1SW genome contains these proteins:
- a CDS encoding ABC transporter permease subunit, which produces MTTRFKKPSGQAVGPGLSLGSTASVPALLAKILGLGAVLGAAVSLTPLLLAGGEWGMLIGLWAGAAGLLAVYSTKRMVPLKYLVPGTLLLTVFVLLPILSTIQLSFTNSGDGTRGSKEDAISTIVRNSVTQLPESRTYNLTVGTKGSITDGPFTFFLVETPSNDVFAGDEKGLRPLAGSDVTVANGYVRGAEGYQILTGKEVNAAGARISGLTVPTDKGAIRAQGINRAFEGVQTLKYDAGTDSITDSVTGKVFTVQEFGDREYFADANGSKGFDQSWERNVGFANYERLFTDPQVRDALLGSFVWTLVFAVGSVGTTFVVGLLLAAALNDPRVRGLKLYRAVIIIPYAIPVFISFIVWQSFYNKDFGLINSMLGGAKIDWLGDPVLAKVAVLLTNLWVGFPYMFLIATGALQALPQDIAEAAKIDGASSWTTFTRVQFPLLLVAVAPLLVSSFAFNFNNFNVIQLVTGGGPFPASGGQIGATDILISGAYRIAFGGAGAEFGFASAISVVLFIVTAVLAGIQFRYTKALEDVR; this is translated from the coding sequence ATGACCACCCGATTCAAGAAACCTTCGGGGCAGGCGGTGGGGCCCGGTCTGTCGCTGGGCTCCACCGCGTCGGTCCCCGCCCTGCTGGCCAAGATCCTCGGGCTGGGCGCCGTGCTCGGCGCCGCCGTCTCGCTCACGCCGCTGCTCCTCGCCGGAGGCGAGTGGGGCATGCTGATCGGCCTCTGGGCCGGCGCGGCCGGGCTGCTGGCCGTCTACTCCACCAAGCGCATGGTTCCCCTGAAGTACCTGGTTCCCGGCACCCTGCTGCTGACCGTCTTCGTCCTGCTTCCCATCCTGTCCACCATCCAGCTCTCCTTCACCAACTCAGGAGACGGAACCCGGGGCTCCAAGGAAGACGCCATTTCCACCATCGTCCGCAACTCGGTCACGCAGCTGCCCGAATCCCGGACATACAACCTCACCGTGGGCACAAAAGGCTCCATCACTGACGGTCCCTTCACGTTCTTCCTCGTCGAAACACCGTCAAACGACGTCTTCGCCGGCGATGAAAAGGGACTCCGGCCGCTGGCCGGCAGCGATGTGACGGTAGCAAACGGCTACGTCCGCGGCGCTGAGGGATACCAGATCCTCACCGGCAAGGAAGTCAACGCCGCCGGTGCCAGGATCAGCGGCCTGACCGTTCCCACGGACAAGGGAGCCATCCGGGCACAGGGCATCAACCGCGCCTTTGAAGGCGTGCAGACACTGAAATACGACGCCGGAACGGACAGCATCACCGATTCGGTCACCGGAAAGGTCTTCACCGTCCAGGAGTTCGGCGACCGTGAATACTTTGCCGACGCCAACGGGTCCAAAGGCTTCGACCAGAGCTGGGAGCGGAACGTCGGTTTCGCCAACTACGAGCGGCTGTTTACGGACCCGCAGGTGCGTGATGCCCTGCTCGGCTCCTTCGTGTGGACGCTGGTCTTCGCGGTGGGCTCGGTGGGGACCACGTTCGTCGTCGGACTCCTCCTGGCCGCCGCCCTCAACGACCCCCGCGTCCGCGGACTCAAGCTCTACCGGGCCGTGATCATCATCCCGTATGCCATCCCGGTGTTCATTTCGTTCATCGTGTGGCAGTCCTTCTACAACAAGGACTTCGGCCTCATCAACTCCATGCTGGGCGGGGCGAAGATCGACTGGCTGGGGGACCCCGTCCTGGCCAAGGTGGCCGTCCTGCTGACCAATCTTTGGGTGGGCTTCCCATATATGTTCCTGATCGCCACCGGAGCCCTGCAGGCGCTTCCGCAGGACATTGCCGAGGCCGCGAAGATCGACGGCGCCAGCTCCTGGACAACCTTCACCAGGGTCCAGTTCCCGCTGCTGCTGGTTGCCGTGGCGCCGCTGCTGGTGTCCTCCTTCGCCTTCAACTTCAACAACTTCAACGTGATCCAGCTGGTCACCGGCGGCGGCCCCTTCCCGGCCAGCGGCGGCCAGATCGGAGCCACTGACATCCTGATCAGCGGCGCCTACCGCATCGCGTTCGGCGGTGCCGGTGCCGAATTCGGCTTTGCCTCGGCCATCTCCGTTGTCCTGTTCATCGTCACCGCGGTGCTTGCAGGCATCCAGTTCCGCTACACCAAAGCCCTGGAGGATGTCCGATGA
- a CDS encoding sugar ABC transporter permease has product MTNLLTDAPAETPAPARRAAMRVRKDGLEMPRGRRWWREVGWRHVAGLAGVAFAGFPVLYIISAAFNPLGSVATTEIIPSTFSLVNFETLLGGSKGPFGTWYLNTLVLCTVVSVAQVLLSTLAAYAFSRFRFYGRRGGLLALLLVQMFPQFLAIVALFLMIANFGKVVPAIGLNTLAGYGLVLMGGALGQVWLIKGFFDSIPHELDEAARIDGAGHFRTFTSVILPLIRPVLAVTGLLVFVSVIGEYILASIFLTDNGVKTLAVGMFGIIAGDRSNNLGVFAAGSVMIALPVLILFLYLQKFIVGGLTAGSVK; this is encoded by the coding sequence ATGACAAACCTGCTCACTGATGCACCGGCAGAGACCCCGGCACCGGCCCGCCGGGCGGCGATGCGCGTCCGGAAGGACGGGCTCGAGATGCCCCGCGGCAGGCGCTGGTGGCGGGAAGTGGGCTGGCGCCACGTGGCAGGGCTGGCCGGCGTCGCCTTCGCCGGGTTCCCCGTGCTGTACATCATCTCGGCGGCGTTCAACCCCTTGGGAAGCGTGGCCACCACCGAGATCATCCCCAGCACCTTCAGCCTGGTGAACTTCGAAACCCTCCTGGGAGGTTCCAAGGGGCCGTTCGGAACCTGGTACCTCAACACCCTGGTCCTGTGCACGGTGGTGTCCGTCGCGCAGGTGCTGCTGAGCACCCTCGCTGCCTACGCCTTCTCCCGCTTCCGCTTCTATGGACGGCGCGGCGGCCTGCTGGCGCTGCTCCTGGTCCAGATGTTCCCGCAGTTCCTTGCCATCGTGGCGTTGTTCCTGATGATCGCCAACTTCGGAAAGGTTGTGCCGGCCATCGGCCTGAACACGCTCGCCGGCTACGGGCTGGTGCTGATGGGCGGGGCGCTTGGCCAGGTGTGGCTGATCAAGGGCTTCTTCGACTCCATTCCACATGAGCTCGATGAGGCCGCCAGGATCGACGGTGCGGGGCACTTCCGCACCTTCACCAGCGTGATCCTGCCCCTGATCCGTCCGGTACTGGCCGTGACGGGACTGCTGGTCTTTGTCTCCGTGATCGGCGAATACATCCTGGCGAGCATCTTCCTGACGGACAACGGCGTCAAGACCCTTGCCGTGGGAATGTTCGGCATCATTGCCGGGGACCGAAGCAACAACCTGGGCGTCTTCGCCGCCGGGTCCGTGATGATTGCGCTGCCGGTGCTCATCCTGTTCCTCTACCTGCAGAAGTTCATTGTTGGCGGACTGACGGCAGGCTCCGTGAAGTGA
- a CDS encoding type 1 glutamine amidotransferase domain-containing protein, producing MAEQSIAGKKVAFLLTDGVEQVELTSPWQAVKDAGGQPTLVAPKSGKLQGFKGTEKGDTFDVDLTVAEANAGDFDALVLPGGVVNADHLRVDKDAQSFTRSFFEQHKPVASICHGPWLLIEAGVLRGRNVTSYHTLQTDLKNAGANWTDEEVVVDQGLVTSRTPDDLPAFNAKLVEEIAEGQHAGQTA from the coding sequence ATGGCAGAGCAGAGCATCGCAGGCAAGAAGGTCGCCTTCCTGCTGACGGACGGCGTCGAGCAGGTTGAACTCACCAGCCCGTGGCAGGCAGTGAAGGACGCCGGCGGCCAGCCCACGCTGGTGGCGCCGAAGAGCGGCAAGCTGCAGGGTTTCAAGGGCACGGAGAAGGGCGACACGTTCGACGTCGACCTCACCGTTGCCGAGGCCAATGCCGGGGACTTCGACGCCCTGGTGCTTCCCGGCGGCGTCGTGAACGCCGACCACCTCCGCGTGGACAAGGACGCCCAAAGCTTCACCCGCAGCTTCTTTGAGCAGCACAAGCCGGTGGCCTCCATCTGCCACGGCCCGTGGCTCCTCATTGAAGCCGGCGTCCTGCGCGGACGGAACGTCACCTCGTACCACACGCTCCAGACGGACCTGAAGAACGCAGGCGCCAACTGGACCGACGAGGAAGTGGTGGTGGACCAGGGCCTGGTGACCAGCCGCACGCCGGACGATCTCCCCGCCTTCAACGCCAAGTTGGTGGAGGAAATCGCGGAAGGCCAGCACGCCGGCCAGACCGCCTAG
- a CDS encoding DHA2 family efflux MFS transporter permease subunit, producing MSTEVSPNANGQSVQTEGTKPAAQEKMSRESVTIISTLLVATFVVILNETIMNVALQRLMVDLRVDAPTVQWLSTGFMLTMAVVIPTTGFILQSLSTRAVFMLAMGLFAGGTGLAAAAPGFEVLLLARIVQAGGTAIMLPLLMTTILTLVPLAKRGAVMGNVSIAISVAPAMGPTVSGLILEHFTWRFMFVFVLPVALAALAIGAKYLTNVGETEKTKLDFLSVLLTVPAFGGLVYGLSQIGGGHGGQAGPGAGAIAALVIGVASLAVFVLRQLRLQKAEAPLLDLRAFNFRMFTVSVLLMVVAMMALFGGVILLPLYLQEIRGLGSLETGLALLPGGLAMGLLGPVIGRLFDKVGPLPLTVTGSVLMVLALWQFSMLDAGTSVAWIVTLHVGLSFGLALLFTPAFTTGLNPLPPHLYSHGSAIMSTTQQVAGAAGTALLVSIFAVVSAASGLVAGMSAAFLTATVIAFAAVVLSAMMRKTEGAGPGHAAH from the coding sequence ATGTCTACCGAAGTCTCTCCAAACGCCAACGGGCAATCCGTCCAAACCGAAGGAACCAAGCCCGCCGCGCAGGAGAAGATGTCCCGTGAATCGGTGACCATCATCAGCACGCTGCTGGTGGCCACCTTCGTGGTGATCCTCAATGAGACCATCATGAACGTGGCCCTGCAGCGGCTCATGGTGGACCTCCGGGTGGATGCGCCCACCGTCCAGTGGCTCTCCACCGGCTTTATGCTCACCATGGCCGTTGTCATCCCCACCACGGGATTCATCCTGCAGAGCCTCTCCACGCGCGCCGTCTTCATGCTGGCCATGGGGCTCTTTGCCGGCGGCACCGGGCTCGCGGCTGCAGCCCCCGGGTTTGAGGTCCTGCTGCTGGCGCGCATCGTCCAGGCCGGCGGCACGGCCATTATGCTGCCGCTGCTGATGACCACCATCCTCACCCTGGTTCCGCTCGCCAAGCGCGGGGCCGTGATGGGTAACGTCAGCATCGCCATTTCGGTGGCTCCGGCCATGGGTCCCACGGTTTCCGGGCTGATCCTTGAACACTTCACCTGGCGCTTCATGTTTGTGTTCGTCCTGCCTGTGGCGTTGGCTGCACTGGCCATCGGCGCCAAGTACCTGACCAACGTGGGGGAGACGGAGAAGACCAAGCTCGACTTCCTGTCCGTCCTCCTCACCGTTCCGGCCTTCGGCGGCCTGGTCTACGGGCTCAGCCAGATCGGCGGCGGGCACGGCGGCCAGGCCGGTCCGGGCGCGGGTGCCATCGCGGCACTGGTGATCGGCGTGGCCAGCCTTGCCGTCTTTGTCCTCCGCCAGCTGCGGCTGCAGAAGGCCGAAGCGCCGCTGCTGGACCTGCGCGCGTTCAACTTCCGCATGTTCACCGTCTCGGTCCTGCTGATGGTGGTGGCCATGATGGCATTGTTCGGCGGCGTGATCCTGCTGCCGCTCTACCTGCAGGAAATCCGCGGCCTCGGCTCCCTCGAAACCGGGCTCGCGCTGCTGCCCGGCGGCCTCGCGATGGGCCTGCTCGGCCCTGTCATCGGCCGCCTGTTCGACAAGGTGGGCCCGCTGCCGCTCACCGTCACCGGTTCGGTTCTGATGGTCCTGGCCTTGTGGCAGTTTTCAATGCTCGACGCCGGCACGTCCGTGGCGTGGATCGTCACCCTCCATGTGGGGCTGAGTTTCGGCCTGGCACTGCTGTTCACGCCGGCGTTCACCACTGGCCTGAACCCGCTGCCCCCGCACCTTTACTCGCACGGGTCCGCGATCATGAGCACCACCCAGCAGGTCGCCGGAGCCGCGGGCACAGCCTTGCTGGTGTCCATCTTCGCGGTGGTGTCGGCAGCGTCCGGCCTCGTGGCGGGGATGAGCGCGGCGTTCCTGACGGCAACCGTCATAGCCTTCGCCGCCGTCGTACTTTCCGCGATGATGCGCAAGACCGAAGGTGCCGGGCCGGGTCACGCCGCCCACTAG
- a CDS encoding alpha/beta fold hydrolase, with product MTRENIRTPDGGTLELFSTGSELASAGSGVVIVPPSMVTAADYTKFAQKLSAALGRPVHTFNRRGRGSSSPQPEDYTLDVDIRDLDTVMKHTSSTDVFGHSFGGAVALHAARTLPVERLAVYDPAVSVNHSVKADWIAEYEHAATAGDDDRALAVLQRGLEAGGSFSSRMPLSMLTLANKLTAGTSEGKQQREMMRTGVREIKAIIAADMPAEPFLELPLETLIVVGEKSPAYFGVACGQIHDVLSGSSYTILPGYGHDGVIKAPDRLIKELADFFAG from the coding sequence ATGACGCGTGAGAACATCAGGACCCCCGACGGCGGCACGCTGGAGCTCTTCTCCACGGGCTCGGAGCTCGCTTCCGCCGGTTCGGGCGTTGTTATTGTCCCGCCCTCCATGGTGACCGCCGCGGACTACACCAAGTTTGCGCAGAAGCTCAGTGCGGCGCTGGGCCGTCCGGTACACACGTTCAACCGCCGCGGCCGCGGTTCATCCTCACCCCAGCCCGAGGACTACACCCTTGATGTGGACATCCGCGACCTGGACACGGTCATGAAACACACCTCGAGCACGGACGTGTTCGGCCACAGCTTCGGCGGGGCGGTTGCCCTGCACGCGGCGCGGACCCTGCCGGTGGAACGCCTCGCGGTATACGACCCCGCAGTCTCCGTGAACCACAGCGTGAAGGCGGACTGGATTGCCGAGTACGAGCACGCGGCTACAGCCGGCGACGATGACCGCGCCCTCGCCGTCCTGCAGCGCGGGCTTGAAGCCGGGGGCTCCTTTTCGTCCCGTATGCCGCTGTCCATGCTGACGCTCGCCAACAAACTGACCGCGGGAACCTCAGAGGGCAAGCAGCAGCGCGAAATGATGCGGACCGGCGTCCGCGAAATCAAGGCCATCATCGCCGCGGACATGCCGGCCGAGCCGTTCCTGGAACTGCCGCTGGAGACGCTGATTGTGGTGGGCGAAAAGAGCCCGGCGTACTTCGGGGTGGCCTGCGGCCAGATCCACGACGTCCTTTCAGGCTCCAGCTACACCATCCTCCCGGGCTATGGGCACGACGGCGTCATCAAGGCCCCGGACCGGCTCATCAAGGAGCTCGCGGACTTCTTCGCCGGCTGA
- a CDS encoding TetR/AcrR family transcriptional regulator: MTSAGPGRPRSQQPSRPGATARDEILDAAAELFTTHGFANTSTRSIADAVGIRQSSLYHHFKTKDDILEDLLEGTVLGGLVFARAVAALPGGEGTPGSRLHAVALYDGTQLCSSRWNLGILYHLPEARGGRFARFLAERQELRSLYGDLGGALSAAGPAATGNPGDLAFRLVESLVNLRADGMATPESPLQAADAGLILCGLGTELPAIREQSTALIARLG, from the coding sequence GTGACTTCAGCCGGACCGGGACGCCCCCGCAGCCAACAGCCCTCCAGGCCGGGGGCGACTGCCCGGGACGAGATCCTGGACGCGGCGGCCGAGCTTTTCACGACGCACGGCTTCGCCAACACCTCCACCCGGTCTATAGCCGACGCCGTGGGGATCAGGCAGTCCTCGCTGTACCACCACTTCAAAACCAAGGACGACATCCTCGAGGACCTGCTCGAGGGCACCGTTCTGGGCGGGCTCGTGTTTGCCCGCGCGGTAGCCGCCCTGCCCGGCGGTGAGGGGACTCCTGGAAGCCGGCTTCACGCCGTCGCGCTTTATGACGGCACGCAACTCTGCAGCTCCCGCTGGAACCTTGGAATCCTGTACCACCTGCCCGAGGCCCGCGGCGGCCGCTTCGCCCGGTTCCTGGCGGAGCGGCAGGAACTGCGCAGCCTGTACGGGGACCTGGGCGGCGCCCTCTCCGCCGCGGGTCCTGCCGCTACGGGGAACCCGGGGGACCTTGCGTTCCGCCTCGTCGAATCCCTGGTCAATTTGCGGGCGGACGGCATGGCAACACCGGAGTCACCGCTCCAGGCGGCCGACGCCGGGCTCATCCTGTGCGGGCTTGGCACTGAACTGCCCGCCATCCGGGAACAGAGCACGGCGCTCATCGCACGCCTGGGGTGA
- a CDS encoding amino acid permease → MTSTIAPAVHADDADLTSLGYEPTLHRKLGRYASFAAGFSFVSILTTIFQLFAFGYSFAGPAFFWTWPVVLVGQLLVALNFAELAARYPLSGAVYQWARRVGGEGVGWFAGWFMAIAQVVTAAAAAIALQVVLPQLWDGFQVVGGDPALNTVSGAANAVILGAVLLVATTIINSLGVKLMAHVNSVGVTCEIVGVVAVILALISAAQRGPEVVADTTVLQGSDLGAVGAFLVSGLMAAYVMVGFNSAGELSEETKDPRRTAPRTILSALLISGIGGALMIITALMAAPSLDDGRLATEGLPYVLTAVLGTFWGKVLLVDVAIAIFVCTLAIQTAGSRLVFSMARDGKLPASDLLSSVHPTRGTPMWPSIAIGALAVGVLAINVGNAALFTTLCSVCIVMVYIAYLLVTVPQLLNRLRGDWNRVGEALPEGLFSLGRWGLPVNILAVLYGALMVVNLAWPRPEVYDPSGENGLLLYSAPLMVAVVLLLGMWVRRRNLASKA, encoded by the coding sequence ATGACCTCAACCATTGCTCCCGCCGTCCACGCGGACGACGCGGATCTGACGTCCCTTGGCTACGAACCCACGCTCCACCGGAAACTCGGCCGTTACGCCTCCTTTGCCGCCGGCTTTTCCTTCGTCTCCATTCTCACCACCATCTTCCAGCTGTTCGCTTTCGGCTACTCCTTCGCGGGCCCGGCCTTCTTCTGGACCTGGCCGGTGGTGCTGGTGGGCCAGCTCCTCGTTGCCCTGAACTTCGCGGAACTCGCCGCCCGCTACCCGCTGTCCGGCGCCGTGTACCAGTGGGCCCGGCGGGTCGGGGGAGAGGGCGTGGGCTGGTTCGCAGGCTGGTTCATGGCCATCGCCCAGGTGGTGACCGCCGCAGCTGCAGCGATCGCCCTGCAGGTGGTGCTGCCCCAGCTCTGGGACGGCTTCCAGGTGGTTGGCGGTGACCCGGCGCTCAACACCGTCAGCGGCGCGGCCAACGCCGTCATCCTCGGAGCCGTGCTCCTGGTGGCCACCACCATCATCAACTCGCTCGGCGTCAAGCTCATGGCCCATGTGAATTCGGTGGGCGTCACCTGCGAGATCGTCGGCGTGGTGGCCGTCATCCTCGCGCTCATCAGCGCGGCGCAGCGCGGACCGGAAGTTGTCGCTGACACCACTGTGCTCCAGGGCTCGGACCTCGGCGCCGTGGGGGCCTTCCTGGTCTCCGGCCTGATGGCCGCCTACGTCATGGTGGGCTTCAACTCGGCCGGCGAGCTTTCCGAAGAGACCAAGGATCCGCGCCGGACAGCCCCGCGCACCATTCTCTCCGCCCTGCTCATCTCCGGCATCGGCGGTGCGCTGATGATCATCACGGCCCTGATGGCAGCACCCAGCCTCGACGACGGCCGGCTCGCCACCGAGGGCTTGCCCTATGTCCTCACCGCCGTCCTGGGCACGTTCTGGGGCAAGGTCCTGCTGGTGGATGTTGCCATCGCCATCTTCGTCTGCACCCTGGCCATCCAGACTGCAGGGTCACGGCTGGTGTTCTCCATGGCCCGCGACGGCAAGCTGCCCGCCTCGGACCTGCTCTCCTCGGTCCACCCCACCCGCGGCACGCCGATGTGGCCGTCGATCGCCATCGGTGCCCTCGCTGTCGGCGTCCTTGCCATCAACGTTGGCAACGCAGCCCTGTTCACCACCCTCTGCAGCGTCTGCATCGTCATGGTCTACATCGCCTACCTCCTGGTCACCGTGCCGCAGCTCCTCAACAGGCTCCGCGGCGACTGGAACCGGGTGGGGGAGGCGCTGCCGGAGGGACTGTTTTCCCTGGGACGCTGGGGGCTCCCGGTGAATATCCTCGCCGTCCTCTACGGCGCCCTGATGGTGGTGAACCTCGCCTGGCCGCGGCCCGAGGTCTACGACCCCTCCGGCGAAAACGGACTCCTCCTCTACTCGGCGCCGCTGATGGTTGCCGTGGTCCTGCTCCTGGGGATGTGGGTCCGGCGGCGGAACCTGGCTTCGAAGGCCTGA
- a CDS encoding urea amidolyase associated protein UAAP1 — translation MTQVTESPAAAGTATTAGARAHAREQHGRTVDTMRHVPASTAPARLLAGMPDGASPTWAESLAFGRYTTMALARGTRIRLTDTAGDACVHALLYRTGALHERLNIADTVKVPWQAYPATGHPLLSDAGRLMATIVADTSSRHDALTGATTLAGNTAKYGGGTAHSASPAARELLTLGALKSGLGPRDVAPSLTLFKGITVDPAGSITFTGSAGPGAAVELLLQLDAVLVLANTAHPLDPRPHFTGTAVDIVAWHAPQDLAALESGALAGPLAPEHLQALHNTEHDLTARNAR, via the coding sequence ATGACACAAGTAACCGAAAGCCCGGCAGCAGCCGGCACCGCCACCACGGCAGGCGCCCGCGCCCACGCCAGGGAGCAGCACGGCAGGACCGTGGACACCATGCGGCATGTGCCCGCCTCCACCGCCCCGGCCCGCCTTCTGGCCGGAATGCCCGACGGCGCGTCCCCCACATGGGCGGAGTCCCTCGCCTTCGGCCGCTACACCACCATGGCCCTGGCCCGCGGCACCCGGATCCGGCTCACCGACACCGCCGGCGACGCCTGCGTGCATGCCCTGCTGTACCGCACCGGCGCCCTGCACGAACGGCTCAACATTGCGGATACCGTCAAGGTGCCCTGGCAGGCCTACCCTGCCACCGGGCACCCGCTGCTGTCCGACGCCGGCCGCCTGATGGCCACGATCGTAGCGGATACGTCCTCGCGCCACGACGCCCTGACCGGCGCCACCACGCTGGCAGGAAACACAGCCAAGTACGGCGGGGGAACTGCGCACAGCGCCTCACCTGCCGCACGGGAACTGCTCACCCTGGGCGCACTGAAGAGCGGGCTGGGACCCCGCGATGTGGCGCCGTCGCTGACCCTCTTCAAGGGCATCACCGTGGACCCCGCCGGCAGCATCACTTTCACCGGAAGCGCCGGGCCGGGTGCCGCCGTCGAACTCCTCCTCCAGCTGGACGCCGTCCTGGTCCTTGCCAATACCGCCCACCCGCTGGACCCGCGCCCGCACTTCACCGGCACCGCCGTGGACATCGTGGCCTGGCACGCGCCGCAGGACCTGGCGGCACTGGAATCTGGTGCCCTGGCCGGGCCCCTGGCTCCGGAACACCTGCAGGCCCTTCACAACACCGAGCACGATCTGACCGCAAGGAACGCCCGATGA
- a CDS encoding urea amidolyase associated protein UAAP2 — protein MNTATQATSAADARTIALAPGEVVLDEFVEARGPWSAVVSAGDVLTIVDLEGNQAVDCLLYAAGDTTVRYSAAVTIASQQSIVLTTGSVLSAETGTPLMTVVADEVGVHDTIGGACSQESNTLRYGQHTREQHACVENFLIEGSRWGLGKRDLVSNINWFMNVPVDPDGALGIVDGLSAPGKRVALRAEVDTLVLVSNCPQVNNPCNGFNPTPVRMIVTRPEAAL, from the coding sequence ATGAACACCGCCACCCAAGCCACTTCCGCAGCGGACGCCCGGACCATTGCCCTCGCCCCCGGTGAGGTGGTCCTGGACGAATTTGTCGAGGCACGCGGCCCCTGGTCCGCCGTCGTCTCCGCCGGTGACGTGCTGACCATCGTGGACCTCGAAGGCAACCAGGCCGTGGACTGCCTGCTGTACGCCGCAGGCGACACCACAGTGCGCTACTCCGCCGCCGTCACGATCGCAAGCCAGCAGTCGATAGTCCTCACCACGGGTTCCGTCCTGAGTGCGGAAACGGGAACGCCGCTGATGACCGTTGTTGCTGATGAGGTGGGCGTTCACGACACTATCGGCGGCGCCTGCTCGCAGGAATCGAACACGCTCCGCTATGGCCAGCACACGCGTGAACAGCACGCCTGCGTGGAGAACTTCCTGATCGAGGGCTCGCGCTGGGGCCTCGGCAAGCGGGACCTGGTGTCCAACATCAACTGGTTCATGAACGTGCCCGTGGACCCGGACGGAGCCCTGGGCATCGTGGACGGCCTGTCCGCACCGGGCAAGCGGGTGGCGCTCCGGGCGGAGGTGGACACCCTGGTGCTGGTCTCCAACTGCCCGCAGGTCAACAACCCCTGCAACGGCTTCAACCCCACCCCTGTCCGCATGATCGTCACCCGGCCGGAGGCTGCGCTGTGA